From the genome of Cedecea lapagei, one region includes:
- the dkgA gene encoding 2,5-didehydrogluconate reductase DkgA, with protein MTHPTLVKLHDGHVMPQLGLGVWQASNDQVKAAIEKALEVGYRSIDTAAAYKNEDGVGAALKSAGLARDDLFITTKLWNSDQQRPRQALEDSLEKLQLDYVDLYLLHWPVPSKDHYLEAWKGLIELQKEGLVKSIGVCNFNINHLQRLIDETGVSPVINQIELHPLLQQRQLHAWNATHKIQTESWSPLAQGGEGVFDQKIIRDLADKYGKTPAQVVIRWHLDSGLVVIPKSVTPARIAENFNVFDFRLDKEELAEIAKLDSNKRLGPDPDTFDLLAI; from the coding sequence ATGACTCATCCAACCTTAGTCAAGCTCCACGATGGCCACGTAATGCCGCAGCTTGGGCTTGGCGTCTGGCAGGCCAGTAACGACCAGGTTAAGGCCGCCATTGAGAAAGCGCTGGAGGTGGGTTACCGCTCCATTGACACGGCCGCAGCCTACAAAAACGAGGACGGCGTGGGTGCCGCGCTGAAGAGCGCAGGCCTGGCGCGTGACGATCTGTTTATCACCACCAAACTTTGGAACAGCGACCAGCAGCGTCCTCGTCAGGCGCTGGAAGACAGCCTTGAGAAGCTGCAGCTCGACTATGTCGATCTCTATCTGCTGCACTGGCCGGTGCCGAGTAAAGATCACTACCTCGAAGCCTGGAAAGGGCTGATTGAGCTGCAAAAAGAGGGGCTGGTGAAGAGTATCGGGGTGTGCAACTTCAATATTAATCATCTTCAGCGCCTGATCGACGAAACCGGCGTCAGCCCGGTGATCAACCAGATAGAGCTGCATCCTCTGCTGCAGCAGCGCCAGCTTCACGCGTGGAACGCCACCCATAAGATCCAGACGGAGTCCTGGAGCCCGCTGGCTCAAGGCGGCGAAGGCGTTTTTGATCAGAAAATCATTCGCGATTTAGCGGACAAATATGGCAAAACGCCTGCTCAGGTCGTCATTCGCTGGCACCTCGACAGCGGCCTGGTGGTTATCCCGAAATCGGTCACCCCTGCCCGAATTGCCGAAAACTTTAACGTGTTTGATTTCCGCCTTGATAAAGAAGAGCTGGCTGAAATAGCGAAGCTTGATAGCAATAAACGCCTGGGGCCAGACCCGGACACCTTCGACCTCCTTGCCATCTAG
- a CDS encoding AraC family transcriptional regulator: protein MNRQAICHELTGKINQLILKEKSGEFFDGVRLLYGTRPLARTPVMYDPGIVFLFSGHKTGYLNDRVFRYDANEYLLLTVPLPFECETFATPDVPLAGMRVKVDIQQLQDLLMDIGEDDLFRPHSCTDGINSAELSEEILCATERLLDVLDRPLDARVLGKQIIREILYHVLTGPSGGALLALVSRQTHFSLISRVLRRIENQYTENLSVDQLAAEANMSVSAFHHNFKSVTSTSPLQYLKSYRLHKARMLMLHDGMKASAAAIRVGYESASQFSREFKRYFGVTPGEDMARMRVI from the coding sequence ATGAACCGCCAGGCTATCTGCCATGAGCTGACGGGTAAAATCAATCAGCTGATTTTAAAAGAAAAGAGTGGTGAATTTTTTGATGGCGTGCGGCTGCTGTACGGCACCAGGCCGCTGGCACGCACCCCGGTAATGTACGATCCGGGCATTGTTTTTCTCTTTTCGGGCCATAAAACGGGTTATCTCAACGACCGCGTATTCCGCTACGACGCTAACGAATACCTGCTTCTGACGGTGCCGTTGCCCTTTGAATGTGAGACGTTTGCGACCCCTGACGTACCGCTTGCCGGGATGCGCGTTAAGGTGGATATCCAGCAGCTGCAGGATTTGCTGATGGACATCGGCGAGGATGACCTCTTCCGCCCGCACTCCTGCACCGATGGGATCAACTCCGCCGAACTGTCGGAAGAGATTCTCTGCGCCACCGAGCGGCTGCTGGACGTCCTGGATCGTCCTCTTGATGCCAGAGTGCTGGGTAAACAGATTATCCGCGAGATCCTCTACCACGTGCTGACGGGGCCAAGCGGCGGCGCGCTGTTGGCGCTGGTTAGCCGTCAGACTCATTTTAGCCTCATCAGCCGGGTGCTGCGTCGTATTGAAAATCAGTACACCGAGAACCTGTCGGTGGACCAGCTGGCGGCCGAGGCCAACATGAGCGTTTCGGCGTTCCACCATAACTTTAAGTCGGTGACCAGCACCTCGCCGCTGCAGTACCTGAAAAGCTATCGCCTGCATAAGGCAAGAATGTTAATGCTGCATGACGGGATGAAGGCAAGCGCGGCCGCCATTCGCGTGGGCTACGAAAGCGCTTCTCAGTTTAGCCGGGAGTTTAAGCGCTACTTTGGCGTCACGCCGGGGGAAGATATGGCGCGGATGCGGGTTATCTAA
- the yqhD gene encoding alcohol dehydrogenase, whose translation MNNFNLHTPTRILFGKGSLAELRDQIPADARVLITYGGGSVIKTGVLGQVKEALKGFDVLEFGGIEPNPSYETLMKAVEIARKENVTFLLAVGGGSVLDGTKFIAAAAHYPQDIDPWNILLTRGNDVKSAIPMGSVLTLPATGSESNKGAVVSRRSTGDKQAFMSDFVQPVFAVLDPVYTYTLPPKQVANGVVDAFVHTIEQYLTYPVNAKVQDRFAEGILLTLIEDGPKALKDPENYDVRANVMWAATMALNGLIGAGVPQDWATHMLGHELTAMHGLDHAQTLAVVLPSLMNEKRKEKHAKLLQYAERVWNITSGSEEERIDAAIEATRNFFEKMGTATRLSAYGLDGSSIPALLVKLEEKGMTTLGEHQDITLDVSRRIYEAAR comes from the coding sequence ATGAATAATTTCAATCTTCATACTCCTACCCGCATCCTGTTTGGTAAAGGCTCCCTGGCAGAACTGCGTGACCAGATCCCAGCGGACGCTCGCGTCCTGATTACCTACGGCGGCGGCAGCGTCATTAAAACCGGCGTACTGGGCCAGGTGAAAGAGGCGCTGAAAGGCTTCGACGTGCTGGAGTTCGGCGGCATCGAACCTAACCCGTCTTACGAAACGCTGATGAAAGCCGTGGAAATTGCGCGTAAAGAAAACGTGACTTTCCTGCTGGCAGTCGGCGGCGGCTCCGTACTCGACGGCACTAAATTCATCGCCGCTGCGGCTCACTATCCGCAGGATATCGATCCCTGGAACATTCTGCTGACCCGCGGCAACGACGTAAAAAGCGCGATCCCAATGGGCTCGGTGCTGACGCTGCCGGCAACCGGCTCAGAGTCCAACAAAGGCGCCGTGGTTTCCCGCCGTTCTACCGGTGACAAACAGGCTTTCATGTCTGATTTCGTGCAGCCTGTATTTGCGGTTCTGGATCCGGTTTACACCTATACCCTGCCGCCTAAACAGGTGGCTAACGGCGTGGTGGACGCTTTCGTTCACACCATCGAGCAGTATTTGACCTACCCGGTTAACGCCAAGGTTCAGGACCGTTTCGCCGAAGGCATTTTGCTGACGCTTATCGAAGACGGCCCGAAAGCGCTGAAAGATCCGGAAAACTATGACGTCCGCGCCAACGTGATGTGGGCGGCAACTATGGCGCTGAACGGCCTGATCGGTGCCGGCGTGCCGCAGGACTGGGCCACCCATATGCTGGGTCACGAGCTGACCGCGATGCACGGCCTGGATCACGCCCAAACGCTGGCCGTGGTGTTGCCTTCTCTGATGAATGAAAAACGTAAAGAGAAGCACGCCAAACTGCTGCAGTATGCAGAGCGCGTCTGGAATATCACTTCCGGCAGCGAAGAAGAACGTATTGATGCCGCTATCGAAGCAACGCGTAATTTCTTCGAGAAAATGGGCACCGCTACCCGCCTGTCCGCCTACGGTCTGGACGGCAGCTCCATCCCTGCTCTGCTGGTGAAACTGGAAGAAAAAGGCATGACTACGCTGGGTGAACATCAGGACATCACGCTGGACGTCAGCCGCCGCATTTACGAAGCCGCTCGCTAA
- the yghB gene encoding DedA family general envelope maintenance protein YghB: MAVIQNIVEALWHHDFAALADPHVIGVVYCVMFATLFLENGLLPASFLPGDSLLLLAGALIAKGVMGFVPTLVILTIAASLGCWLSYLQGRWLGNTRTVKGWLKQLPTQYHQRATQMFERHGLLALLAGRFLAFVRTLLPTMAGISGLSNRRFQFFNWLSGLLWVGVVISMGYALSMIPFVKRHEDQVMTFLMILPIALLVFGLVGTLFVVLKKKVSAA, encoded by the coding sequence ATGGCTGTTATACAAAATATTGTTGAGGCACTTTGGCACCACGATTTTGCCGCGCTTGCCGACCCACACGTCATTGGCGTTGTCTATTGCGTCATGTTTGCGACGTTATTTCTGGAAAATGGATTGCTTCCCGCGTCGTTTTTACCGGGAGATAGCCTGCTGCTGCTCGCAGGCGCGCTTATCGCGAAAGGGGTGATGGGCTTTGTGCCGACGCTGGTGATTTTAACCATCGCCGCGAGCCTCGGCTGCTGGTTAAGCTATCTGCAAGGCCGCTGGCTCGGCAACACCCGCACCGTGAAAGGCTGGCTTAAGCAGCTGCCGACTCAGTACCACCAGCGCGCCACCCAGATGTTTGAACGTCATGGTCTGCTGGCGCTTCTCGCCGGCCGCTTCCTGGCCTTTGTTCGTACGCTGCTGCCAACCATGGCGGGAATATCCGGCCTCAGCAACCGCCGTTTTCAGTTCTTTAACTGGCTTAGCGGGCTGCTGTGGGTGGGCGTGGTTATCAGCATGGGCTACGCGCTCAGCATGATCCCCTTTGTTAAGCGTCATGAAGATCAGGTGATGACCTTCCTGATGATCCTGCCGATTGCCCTGCTGGTTTTCGGCCTCGTCGGCACGCTGTTTGTGGTGCTGAAAAAAAAAGTTAGCGCCGCATAA
- the metC gene encoding cystathionine beta-lyase: protein MAEKHIDTALVNAGRSKKFTQGSVNSVIQRASSLVFESVEAKKQATANRAKGELFYGRRGTLTHFSLQEAMCELEGGAGCALFPCGAAAVANTILAFVEQGDHVLVTETAYEPTQDFCTKILSKLGVSTSWFAPDIGAGIADLIQPNTRVVFLESPGSITMEVHDIPAIVAAVRRKAPDAIIMIDNTWAAGVLFKALTFGIDISIQAGTKYLIGHSDAMVGTAVSNARCWEQLRENAYLMGQMLDADTAYMTSRGLRTLGVRLRQHHESSLKVAEWLARHPQVERVNHPALPGSKGHEFWKRDFTGSSGLFSFVLKKRLSDAEYEQYLNHFEYFSMAYSWGGYESLILANQPDELAGIRPAGGVDFSGTLVRLHIGLENVDDLIADLDAGFQRIA from the coding sequence ATGGCGGAAAAACACATCGACACGGCGCTGGTGAACGCCGGGCGCAGCAAGAAGTTTACCCAGGGCTCAGTGAACAGCGTCATCCAGCGCGCCTCCTCCCTGGTCTTTGAAAGCGTTGAGGCCAAAAAACAGGCCACCGCCAATCGCGCCAAAGGCGAGCTGTTCTACGGCCGTCGCGGCACGCTGACCCATTTCTCTTTGCAGGAAGCGATGTGCGAGCTGGAAGGCGGCGCCGGCTGCGCCCTCTTCCCCTGCGGAGCCGCGGCGGTCGCCAATACGATTCTGGCTTTTGTTGAGCAGGGCGATCACGTTCTGGTCACCGAAACCGCCTACGAGCCCACCCAGGACTTCTGTACCAAAATTCTCTCAAAACTTGGGGTCAGCACCAGCTGGTTTGCGCCGGATATCGGCGCCGGGATTGCCGACCTGATTCAGCCCAACACCAGAGTCGTTTTCCTGGAGTCGCCCGGCTCAATCACCATGGAAGTCCACGATATACCGGCTATTGTCGCAGCGGTAAGGCGAAAAGCCCCCGACGCTATCATTATGATCGACAACACCTGGGCGGCGGGCGTGCTGTTTAAGGCGCTGACGTTCGGTATCGATATTTCCATTCAGGCGGGCACCAAATATTTGATTGGCCACTCGGATGCCATGGTCGGTACCGCGGTCTCCAATGCACGGTGCTGGGAGCAGCTGCGGGAAAACGCCTATCTGATGGGACAGATGCTGGATGCAGACACCGCTTATATGACCAGCCGTGGCCTTCGCACGCTGGGCGTTCGCCTGCGCCAGCATCACGAAAGCAGCCTGAAAGTAGCGGAATGGCTGGCCCGTCATCCGCAGGTAGAGCGAGTGAACCATCCGGCGCTTCCCGGCAGTAAAGGACATGAATTCTGGAAACGTGACTTTACGGGCAGCAGCGGGCTGTTCTCGTTTGTCCTGAAAAAACGGCTCAGCGATGCGGAGTATGAACAGTACCTCAATCATTTCGAGTATTTCAGCATGGCCTATTCCTGGGGCGGCTATGAATCGCTTATTCTCGCTAATCAGCCTGATGAGCTGGCCGGGATCCGCCCCGCCGGCGGCGTTGACTTCAGCGGCACCCTGGTTCGCCTTCATATCGGCCTGGAGAACGTGGACGATCTGATTGCCGATCTGGATGCAGGTTTCCAGCGCATTGCCTGA